One window of the Oncorhynchus keta strain PuntledgeMale-10-30-2019 unplaced genomic scaffold, Oket_V2 Un_contig_6513_pilon_pilon, whole genome shotgun sequence genome contains the following:
- the LOC118370653 gene encoding zinc finger protein 23-like, whose protein sequence is MSSLNYSPLAKEEDVYWTEKGALELNVVVKEEEAFRIKQEGITPTEEQEDVKVKKVKNIFGVKEEEGIEAVTVVEEEVEAFRIKKEEEESVIVKEEKYIFVVKEADVEALRIKKEEEEDVIVKKKKDIFGVEEGIEAVTVKEEEGIEAVTVEEEEGIAAVTVKEEEGIEAVTVEEEEGIEAVTVEEEEGIEAVTVEEEEGIEAVTVKEEEGIEAVTVEEEEGIEAVTEEEGEVEAFRIKQEEEEDVIGKEVEEPFREEEDDVLGVKEEEGDEKETEDLINTKERPDSEEPETSEPVRRHHCSQCEKSFNHLGNLKNHKRTHAEKKSYNCSQCGMSFTRLGNLKSHERIHTGEKPYHCFQCGKRFIEPAQLKVHWRKHTGEKPFQCSQCGNTFSRSGDLKSHERIHTGEKPYHCSHCEKSFSWSGQLKEHKRIHTGEKPFQCSQCGKSFTRIGNLRTHERIHTGEKPFKCSQCGKSFTQLRSLKSHERAHTGEKPFQ, encoded by the exons ATGAGCTCACTAAACTACTCGCCCCTTGCTAAAGAAGAGGATGTCTACTGGACGGAGAAAGGAGCTCTGGAGCTGAATGTTGTCGTAAAAGAAGAAGAAGCTTTCAGAATAAAACAGGAGGGAATCACACCGACAGAAGAACAGGAGGATGTTAAAGTGAAAAAAGTGAAAAATATTTttggagtgaaagaggaagaggggatagAGGCTGTCAcggtggtagaggaggaggtagaagcttTCAGAAtcaaaaaggaggaagaggagtctgTTATAGTGAAAGAAGAGAAATATATTTTTGTAGTGAAAGAGGCAGATGTAGAAGCTTTAAGAAtaaaaaaggaggaagaggaggatgttatTGTGAAAAAAAAGAAAGATATTTTTGGAGTGGAAGAGGGGATAGAGGCTGTCACAgtaaaagaggaagaggggatagaggctgtcacagtggaagaggaagaggggatagCGGCTGTCACAgtaaaagaggaagaggggatagaggctgtcacagtggaagaggaagaggggatagaggctgtcacagtggaagaggaagaggggatagaggctgtcacagtggaagaggaagaggggatagAGGCTGTCACAgtaaaagaggaagaggggatagaggctgtcacagtggaagaggaagaggggatagaggctgtcacagaggaagagggagaggtagaagcTTTCAGAATtaaacaggaggaagaggaggatgttatAGGGAAAGAAGTAGAAGAACcttttagagaggaagaggacgatGTTttgggagtgaaagaggaggaaggagatgaAAAGGAGACTGAAGATCTGATTAACACCA AAGAGAGACCCGACTCAGAGGAACCAGAGACGTCTGAACCAGTGAGACGACACCACTGTTCCCAGTGTGAAAAGAGTTTTAACCATTTAGGGAATCTTAAAAACCACAAGAGAACACACGCAGAGAAGAAGTCTTACaactgctctcagtgtggaatGAGTTTTACCCGGTTAGGGAACCTGAAATCacacgagagaatacacacaggagagaagccttaccactgcttccagtgtggaaagagatttATCGAGCCAGCACAACTGAAAGTTCATTGGAGAAAACACACAGGGGAAAAGCCATTCCaatgctctcagtgtggaaataCATTTTCCCGATCAGGGGACCTGAAATCacacgagagaatacacacaggggaaaaGCCGTACCACTGTTCCCATTGTGAAAAGAGTTTCAGTTGGTCAGGGCAACTGAAAGAGCATAAGAGAATACACACCGGTGAAAAGCCATTCCAATGCTcgcagtgtggaaagagttttactcgGATTGGGAACCTGAGAacacatgagagaatacacacaggagagaagcctttcaaatgctctcagtgtggaaagagttttacccaaTTAAGGAGCCTGAAAAGTCATGAGAGggcacacacaggggagaagcctttccAATGa